One part of the Arabidopsis thaliana chromosome 1 sequence genome encodes these proteins:
- a CDS encoding uncharacterized protein (unknown protein; FUNCTIONS IN: molecular_function unknown; INVOLVED IN: biological_process unknown; LOCATED IN: endomembrane system; Has 6 Blast hits to 4 proteins in 2 species: Archae - 0; Bacteria - 0; Metazoa - 0; Fungi - 0; Plants - 6; Viruses - 0; Other Eukaryotes - 0 (source: NCBI BLink).) — protein MVVSSIVDHLMVNSNLDHLMMNPILHSETFGDEPNCRTFDGELHRGAVDDEPHCRPFDSQSEQLMMNPTADHLMVNSNLHYLMMNPISKHLVICSIVEHLVMNSIVAHLKEYPFCSTW, from the coding sequence ATGGTGGTGAGTTCCATTGTGGACCATTTGATGGTGAACTCCAATTTGGATCATTTGATGATGAACCCCATTCTCCATTCTGAAACATTTGGTGATGAACCCAATTGCAGAACATTTGATGGTGAACTCCATCGTGGAGCAGTTGATGATGAACCTCACTGCAGACCATTTGACAGTCAATCAGAGCAGTTGATGATGAACCCCACTGCGGACCATTTGATGGTGAACTCCAATTTGCATTATTTGATGATGAATCCCATTTCTAAGCATTTGGTGATATGCTCAATTGTTGAACACTTGGTGATGAACTCCATTGTGGCCCATTTGAAAGAGTACCCATTCTGCAGCACTTGGTGA
- a CDS encoding Homeodomain-like superfamily protein (Homeodomain-like superfamily protein; CONTAINS InterPro DOMAIN/s: Homeodomain-like (InterPro:IPR009057), Myb transcription factor (InterPro:IPR015495); BEST Arabidopsis thaliana protein match is: myb domain protein 3r2 (TAIR:AT4G00540.2); Has 697 Blast hits to 693 proteins in 153 species: Archae - 0; Bacteria - 0; Metazoa - 374; Fungi - 20; Plants - 154; Viruses - 3; Other Eukaryotes - 146 (source: NCBI BLink).) — translation MTESIDLNRLESESDNNTDDVTPIFAIDDSAKGYFSLNRRNDVQCQHRWLKVLDPSLQKGAWKKEEDKLLSELVKNYICNYVYIFLSILFNYNKKSNINSYFFGTSKRIKFIIFLFYK, via the exons ATGACAGAGTCTATTGATTTGAATCGATTAGAGTCCGAGTCTGATAACAACACCGACGACGTTACTCCTATTTTTGCAATTGATGACTCTGCAAAAGGgtatttttctctt AATAGGAGGAATGATGTCCAATGCCAACACCGTTGGTTAAAGGTTCTTGATCCAAGCCTCCAAAAAGGAGCTTGGAAAAAAGAG GAAGATAAACTCTTAAGTGAGTTggttaaaaattatatatgtaattatgtatatatattccttTCGATACTATTTAactataataaaaaatcaaatattaatagttatttttttggtacatcaaaaaggataaaatttattatatttctattttataaatga